A genomic region of Streptococcus suis contains the following coding sequences:
- a CDS encoding ABC transporter permease, giving the protein MKKTSRLFAIPYALWVFLFVLAPVALIIFKSFFDIHGNFTLANYQTYFNSPNMTYLRMSFNSIFYAGIITLVTLLVSYPTAYFLTKLKHRQLWLMLIILPTWVNLLLKAYAFIGIFGQHGSINQFLEFIGLGAQQILFTDFSFIAVAAYIEIPFMILPIFNALDDLDKNLINASRDLGATSWQTFTKVIFPLSMNGVRSGVQAVFIPSLSLFMLTRLIGGNRVITLGTAIEQHFLTTQNWGMGSTIGVVLILAMLLIMWMTKERKK; this is encoded by the coding sequence ATGAAGAAAACCTCTAGGCTTTTTGCAATTCCCTATGCCCTATGGGTCTTTCTCTTTGTACTCGCTCCAGTTGCCTTGATTATCTTCAAATCTTTCTTTGATATTCATGGCAATTTCACTTTGGCCAACTACCAGACCTATTTTAACTCGCCAAATATGACCTATCTGCGAATGAGTTTTAACTCTATTTTTTACGCAGGTATTATTACTCTGGTCACACTTTTGGTTTCCTACCCAACAGCCTATTTCTTGACCAAGCTCAAGCATAGACAACTCTGGCTCATGTTGATTATCTTGCCAACCTGGGTCAATCTTTTGCTGAAAGCCTATGCCTTTATCGGTATTTTTGGGCAACACGGCTCTATCAACCAGTTCCTAGAATTTATTGGTCTAGGAGCTCAGCAAATTCTTTTCACGGATTTCTCCTTTATTGCTGTTGCAGCCTATATCGAGATTCCGTTTATGATTTTGCCGATCTTTAACGCATTAGATGATTTGGATAAAAACCTCATCAATGCCAGTCGTGATTTGGGTGCAACTTCTTGGCAGACCTTCACAAAAGTTATTTTTCCTCTTTCCATGAACGGCGTTCGTTCAGGTGTACAGGCGGTTTTCATTCCAAGTCTGAGCCTCTTCATGTTGACCCGTTTGATTGGCGGTAACCGAGTCATTACACTTGGTACAGCTATCGAGCAACATTTCCTCACAACACAAAACTGGGGAATGGGGTCAACCATTGGTGTGGTCTTGATTTTGGCCATGCTCTTGATTATGTGGATGACGAAAGAGAGGAAGAAATAA
- a CDS encoding ABC transporter ATP-binding protein — MKKPIIEFKNVSKVFEDSGTTVLKDISFELEEGKFYTLLGASGSGKSTILNIIAGLLDASSGDIYLDGQRINDVPTNKRDVHTVFQSYALFPHMTVFENVAFPLKLRKVDKAEIERRVTEALQMVRLSGYENRSIQKLSGGQRQRVAIARAIINQPRVVLLDEPLSALDLKLRTEMQYELRELQQRLGITFVFVTHDQEEALAMSDWIFVMNEGEIVQSGTPVDIYDEPINHFVATFIGESNILPGRMIEDYLVEFNGKRFEAVDGGMRPNEEVEVVIRPEDLQITLPEEGKLQVKVDTQLFRGVHYEIIAYDDLGNEWMIHSTRKAIVGEVIGLSFEPEDIHIMRLNETEEEFDARIEEYVEVEEVEDGLINAIEEERNEENL; from the coding sequence TTGAAAAAGCCAATTATTGAATTTAAGAACGTTTCAAAAGTATTTGAAGACAGTGGAACAACTGTATTGAAGGATATTAGTTTTGAATTGGAAGAGGGGAAATTTTATACCCTTTTAGGAGCTTCTGGTTCAGGTAAATCAACGATTTTGAACATTATTGCTGGTCTATTGGATGCGAGTTCAGGTGATATTTATCTGGACGGTCAACGGATTAATGATGTTCCGACTAATAAACGGGATGTCCATACAGTTTTCCAGTCCTATGCCCTTTTCCCACATATGACTGTCTTTGAAAATGTGGCTTTTCCTCTTAAATTACGAAAGGTTGACAAGGCTGAAATCGAACGCCGTGTGACAGAAGCCTTACAAATGGTCCGACTTTCTGGTTATGAAAATCGTTCCATTCAGAAATTGTCTGGTGGTCAACGCCAGCGGGTTGCTATTGCACGTGCGATTATCAACCAGCCTCGCGTTGTCTTGCTAGATGAACCACTTTCTGCTCTGGACTTGAAACTAAGAACAGAAATGCAGTACGAACTTCGTGAATTGCAACAACGTCTAGGAATTACCTTCGTCTTCGTTACCCATGACCAAGAAGAAGCTCTGGCCATGAGTGACTGGATTTTTGTCATGAATGAAGGTGAGATTGTCCAGTCTGGGACGCCAGTGGACATTTACGACGAGCCAATCAACCATTTTGTTGCTACCTTCATCGGTGAATCCAATATCCTTCCAGGCCGCATGATAGAAGACTACTTGGTTGAGTTTAACGGCAAACGCTTTGAAGCTGTCGATGGCGGTATGCGACCAAACGAAGAAGTTGAAGTTGTTATCCGTCCAGAAGATTTGCAGATTACCTTACCTGAAGAAGGCAAATTGCAGGTAAAAGTGGATACACAGCTCTTCCGTGGTGTTCACTACGAAATCATCGCCTATGACGACCTTGGTAATGAGTGGATGATTCACTCAACTCGTAAGGCCATTGTCGGAGAAGTGATTGGACTAAGCTTTGAGCCCGAAGATATTCATATCATGCGTCTCAATGAAACAGAGGAAGAATTCGATGCTCGTATCGAAGAATATGTGGAAGTGGAAGAAGTAGAAGATGGCTTGATTAACGCCATTGAGGAGGAACGCAATGAAGAAAACCTCTAG
- the thrB gene encoding homoserine kinase, producing MKIIIPATSANIGPGFDSVGVALSKYLTIEVFEETDEWVIEHNLEHVPSDKNNLLIKTALKIEKGLQPHRIRMISDIPLARGLGSSSSVIVAGIELANQLAGLNMTADEKLLKATEIEGHPDNVAPAIFGNLVISSYVNKKVQAVVTEFPEASFVAFIPNYPLRTVESRGVLPSQMGYKKAVAASAIANVAVASLMAGDLKKAGRAIQSDMFHEPFRQLLVKEFCPIKQTAQELGAYATYLSGAGPTVMVLAPKDREDAIVLALEELNLDGTVHRLQVDTKGIAIV from the coding sequence ATGAAAATTATTATTCCAGCAACTTCAGCTAATATCGGTCCAGGATTTGATTCAGTAGGTGTTGCCCTTTCGAAATATCTAACGATTGAAGTGTTTGAAGAGACTGATGAATGGGTGATTGAGCACAATCTTGAACATGTTCCATCAGACAAGAACAATCTTTTGATCAAGACAGCTTTAAAGATTGAAAAAGGATTGCAGCCGCATCGTATCAGAATGATTAGCGATATTCCCTTGGCACGTGGTTTGGGTTCATCCAGTTCCGTTATCGTAGCTGGTATTGAATTGGCTAATCAATTAGCAGGTTTGAATATGACAGCGGATGAAAAATTGCTCAAAGCTACAGAAATTGAAGGACATCCTGATAATGTAGCCCCAGCAATTTTCGGTAATTTAGTCATCTCTAGCTATGTTAATAAGAAAGTACAGGCAGTTGTAACAGAATTCCCAGAAGCAAGTTTTGTTGCCTTTATTCCAAACTACCCACTGCGTACGGTTGAAAGCCGAGGTGTACTACCTTCTCAGATGGGGTACAAAAAAGCAGTGGCTGCTAGTGCCATTGCAAACGTTGCTGTTGCCAGTTTGATGGCAGGTGATCTGAAAAAAGCTGGGAGAGCAATTCAGTCAGACATGTTCCATGAACCGTTTCGTCAGCTACTTGTTAAGGAGTTTTGTCCAATCAAGCAAACTGCACAGGAGTTGGGAGCCTATGCAACCTACTTATCAGGTGCCGGTCCAACAGTGATGGTATTAGCGCCCAAAGATAGGGAGGACGCTATTGTTCTAGCATTAGAGGAACTAAATCTAGACGGAACTGTCCACCGCCTTCAAGTTGATACCAAAGGGATTGCTATTGTATAG
- a CDS encoding homoserine dehydrogenase → MVVKIGLLGFGTVASGVPFLLEENQEKIEKAAHDSIEVAKVLVKDEAEKDRLLAAGHDYHFVTNIDDILADENIAIVVELMGRIEPAKTFITRALEAGKHIVTANKDLLAVHGSELRALAEEKGLALYYEAAVAGGIPILRTLVNSLAADKVTRILGVLNGTSNFMLTKMVDEGWTYEKALQTAQELGYAESDPTNDVEGIDAAYKAVILSQFAFGMTVDFEHVAHKGISNITPEDVAVAQELGYVIKLVGDIQETTSGIAAEVSPTFLPKNHPLASVNGVMNAVFVESIGIGQSMYYGPGAGQKPTATSVMADIIRIVRRLKDNTIGKAFNEYSRPLQLAAPSDVKSEYYFSIDAPDKNGKMLRLAEIFNSEEISFKQILQQAADGETARLVIVTHEMSKTQLENVTDKLSKETDFTVLNTFKVLGE, encoded by the coding sequence AAAGCCGCGCATGATAGTATTGAAGTTGCGAAGGTTTTGGTCAAGGATGAAGCAGAAAAAGACCGTCTCTTGGCTGCAGGTCATGACTATCATTTTGTAACAAATATTGATGACATTTTGGCTGACGAAAACATCGCCATTGTAGTTGAGCTGATGGGACGTATTGAGCCAGCAAAAACATTTATTACACGTGCCTTGGAAGCAGGCAAGCATATTGTAACAGCCAATAAGGATTTACTTGCTGTTCATGGTAGCGAATTGCGTGCCTTGGCTGAAGAGAAAGGTCTTGCGCTTTATTATGAAGCTGCAGTTGCAGGTGGTATTCCAATCTTGCGTACCTTGGTCAACTCTTTGGCTGCTGATAAGGTAACTCGTATCCTCGGTGTATTGAATGGTACTTCAAACTTCATGTTGACTAAGATGGTTGATGAAGGCTGGACTTACGAAAAAGCTCTTCAAACAGCGCAGGAACTTGGCTATGCAGAATCTGACCCAACAAATGACGTTGAGGGGATTGATGCGGCTTACAAGGCTGTTATCCTCAGTCAATTTGCTTTCGGTATGACAGTTGATTTTGAACACGTAGCACACAAGGGTATTTCAAATATCACGCCAGAAGATGTAGCAGTGGCACAAGAGTTGGGCTACGTCATCAAACTTGTGGGTGATATTCAAGAAACTACCTCTGGTATTGCTGCCGAAGTATCTCCAACCTTCCTACCGAAAAATCATCCACTTGCAAGCGTGAATGGTGTGATGAATGCTGTATTTGTCGAATCTATCGGCATCGGCCAGTCTATGTACTATGGACCGGGCGCTGGGCAAAAACCGACTGCAACAAGTGTTATGGCTGACATTATTCGTATCGTTCGTCGCTTGAAAGACAATACTATCGGCAAAGCTTTTAATGAATATAGCCGCCCACTTCAATTGGCAGCCCCAAGCGATGTGAAGAGCGAATATTATTTCTCAATTGATGCGCCTGATAAAAATGGAAAAATGCTTCGTTTAGCAGAAATCTTCAATTCTGAAGAAATTTCCTTCAAGCAAATTCTGCAACAAGCTGCAGATGGAGAAACAGCCCGCCTAGTGATTGTGACCCATGAAATGAGTAAGACTCAGTTGGAAAATGTAACAGACAAATTGAGCAAAGAAACAGACTTTACTGTCTTAAATACCTTTAAAGTACTGGGAGAATAA
- the murB gene encoding UDP-N-acetylmuramate dehydrogenase, translating into MKDKIRLELEGIDIRFDEPLKEYTYTKVGGAVDYLAFPRNRYEIVRIVEFAKREGIPWQVLGNSSNIIVRDGGIRGFVIRMDKLNSVTVSGYTIEAEAGANLIETTKVALFHSLSGFEFACGIPGSIGGAVYMNAGAYGGEVAHILVSAQILTPAGYVETLDNRELRFGYRSSILQENGAIVLSAKFALKPGNHTVIQQEMARLTHLRELKQPLEYPSCGSVFKRPLGHFAGQLIMDAGLKGYRIGGVEVSEKHAGFMVNVADGTALDYENLIAHVIEVVEKSSGITLEREVRIIGDPADTL; encoded by the coding sequence ATGAAAGATAAAATTAGGCTTGAATTAGAAGGCATCGATATTCGATTCGATGAGCCTTTAAAAGAATATACCTATACAAAAGTAGGAGGAGCTGTTGATTATCTAGCTTTTCCGCGGAATCGTTACGAGATTGTTCGTATAGTAGAATTTGCTAAACGCGAAGGTATTCCATGGCAAGTATTAGGAAATTCAAGTAATATCATTGTCCGCGATGGCGGTATTCGTGGTTTTGTTATCCGTATGGATAAACTTAACTCCGTTACTGTATCAGGATACACCATTGAAGCGGAAGCAGGTGCCAATCTAATCGAAACGACAAAAGTCGCACTTTTCCATTCTTTATCAGGATTTGAATTTGCTTGTGGTATTCCGGGAAGCATTGGTGGTGCTGTCTATATGAATGCAGGTGCTTACGGAGGTGAAGTAGCACACATTCTAGTTTCAGCGCAGATTTTGACTCCAGCAGGTTATGTCGAAACATTGGACAATCGTGAGTTACGATTTGGCTACCGTTCTTCTATTTTGCAGGAAAACGGTGCGATTGTTTTGTCTGCAAAATTTGCCCTCAAGCCAGGAAATCATACGGTTATTCAACAAGAAATGGCTCGTTTGACACATTTACGCGAGCTCAAGCAACCTTTGGAATATCCATCTTGTGGTTCAGTCTTCAAACGTCCACTTGGTCACTTCGCAGGACAGTTGATTATGGATGCGGGTTTAAAAGGTTATCGAATCGGTGGAGTCGAAGTTTCTGAAAAACACGCTGGCTTTATGGTCAATGTTGCTGATGGAACGGCATTGGACTATGAAAATTTGATTGCCCATGTGATTGAAGTCGTTGAAAAATCTTCAGGAATTACTCTGGAGAGAGAGGTGCGTATTATCGGCGACCCTGCTGATACACTCTAG